The Oncorhynchus clarkii lewisi isolate Uvic-CL-2024 chromosome 29, UVic_Ocla_1.0, whole genome shotgun sequence genome contains a region encoding:
- the LOC139388738 gene encoding actin-related protein 2/3 complex subunit 3-B has product MPAYHSGLMDGDTKMVGNMAMLPLKTQFKGPAAKETKDSDIIEEAIYYFKANVFFKNYEIKNEADRTLIYVTLYISECLKKLQKCSSRGQGEKEMYTLGITNFPIPGEPGFPLNAMYAKPSNKQEEETMRAYLQQIRQETGLRLCDRVFDPQTDKPSKWWVCFVKKQFMNKSLSAPGQ; this is encoded by the exons ATGCCG GCGTACCACTCTGGCTTGATGGATGGGGACACCAAGATGGTGGGGAACATGGCTATGCTGCCACTAAAAACCCAATTCAAGGGCCCTGCAGCGAAAGAGA CCAAAGATTCAGACATCATTGAGGAGGCCATCTACTATTTCAAAGCTAATGTCTTCTTTAAGAATTATGAAATCAAG aACGAGGCAGACAGGACACTGATCTACGTCACCCTGTACATTTCTGAATGCCTGAAGAAGCTACAGAAG TGCAGCTCCAGGggtcagggagagaaggagatgtaCACCCTGGGCATCACCAACTTCCCCATCCCTGGAGAACCTGGTTTCCCTCTCAACGCCATGTATGCAAAGCCCAGCAACAAGCAGGAAGAAG AGACCATGAGGGCGTACCTGCAGCAGATCCGCCAGGAGACGGGGCTGAGGCTGTGTGACCGTGTGTTTGACccccagacagacaaacccagcaAG TGGTGGGTGTGCTTTGTTAAGAAACAGTTCATGAACAAAAGCCTGTCAGCTCCTGGACAGTAG
- the LOC139388736 gene encoding GPN-loop GTPase 3 codes for MPRYAQLVMGPAGSGKSTYCSTLIQHAAAINRSVQVVNLDPAAEHFDYPVMADIRELIMVDDVMEDESLRFGPNGGLVFCMEYFANNFDWLEESLGHVEDDYILFDCPGQIELYTHLPVMRQLVEQLQQWEFRVCGIFLVDSQFMVETFKFISGIMAALSAMVSLEIPTVNIMTKMDLLSPKAKKEIEKYLDPDMYSMMEDNSVTIRSKKFKKLTKAICGLIDDYSMVRFLPFDRTDEEGINIVLQHIDFSIQYGEDLEFKEPKEPDEEPDNTNYDDFFQDKEED; via the exons AGTACCTACTGCTCTACACTGATCCAGCATGCGGCAGCCATAAACCGCTCTGTACAGGTGGTCAACCTAGACCCAGCCGCTGAACACTTTGATTACCCGGTCATGGCAG ATATCCGGGAGCTCATCATGGTGGATGACGTAATGGAGGATGAGTCACTGAGGTTCGGCCCAAATGGAGGGCTGGTGTTCTGCATGGAATACTTTGCCAACAACTTTGACTGGCTGGAGGAGAGCCTGGGTCACGTGGAGGACGACTACATACTGTTTGACTGTCCAG GCCAAATAGAGctctacacacacctccctgtGATGAGGCAGCTGGTAGAGCAGCTCCAGCAGTGGGAATTCCGTGTCTGTGGCATCTTCCTGGTGGACTCACAGTTCATGGTGGAGACCTTCAAG TTCATCTCTGGTATCATGGCTGCGTTGAGTGCCATGGTGTCCTTGGAGATCCCAACAGTCAACATCATGACCAAAATGGACCTGCTCAGTCCCAAGGCCAAGAAGGAAATAGAAAA GTACCTGGACCCTGACATGTACTCAATGATGGAGGACAACTCTGTCACCATTAGGAGCAAGAAGTTCAAGAAGCTGACCAAAGCCATCTGTGGTTTG ATTGATGACTACAGCATGGTGAGATTCCTGCCTTTTGATCGCACAGACGAGGAAGGCATCAACATAGTGCTTCAGCACATCGACTTTTCCATACAGTACGGAGAAGACTTGGAGTTCAAAGAGCCAAAG GAACCTGACGAGGAGCCAGACAACACAAATTATGATGATTTCTTCCAGGACAAAGAAGAGGACTGA
- the LOC139388739 gene encoding ubiquitin-conjugating enzyme E2 G1-like, giving the protein MTDQSSLLLRKQLAELNKNPVEGFSAGLIDDDNIHQWEVVVIGPQDTLFEGGFFKAYLTFPLDYPHRPPKMKFITEIWHPNVAKNGDVCISILHEPGEDKFGYEKPEERWLPIHTVETIMISVISMLADPNGDSPANVDAAKEWREDPCGEFKRKVARCVRKSQEMAFD; this is encoded by the exons ATGACCGATCAATCATCCCTGTTGCTTCGAAAACAACTGGCAG AGCTCAACAAGAACCCTGTGGAGGGATTTTCTGCCGGTCTCATAGACGATGATAACATCCATCAGTGGGAGGTGGTTGTTATTGGCCCTCAAGATACATTATT CGAGGGTGGTTTCTTTAAAGCCTACTTGACCTTTCCCCTTGACTACCCACATAGGCCTCCGAAGATGAAGTTCATCACAGAAATATGGCATCCCAATG TTGCAAAGAATGGTGACGTGTGTATCTCCATCCTTCACGAGCCCGGAGAGGACAAGTTTGGCTATGAGAAGCCTGAGGAGCGCTGGCTGCCCATTCACACTGTAGAGACCATCATGATCAGTGTCATCTCCATGCTGGCCGACCCGAACGGCGACTCACCTGCCAATGTGGACGCAGCC AAAGAATGGAGAGAGGATCCTTGTGGAGAGTTCAAGAGGAAGGTGGCTCGCTGTGTACGAAAGAGTCAGGAGATGGCGTTTGACTAG